A window of Corallococcus macrosporus DSM 14697 contains these coding sequences:
- a CDS encoding flagellar hook-length control protein FliK has product MATESDSPKPATALDARAAAPELRLLDRRAFVGFPALEVLPGLRISDFALQIPDVSFPFNVSAGATRYQRKKLHFGFLELSIDADLVTRRVAELAGRLAGIEELRLHFRPGYLEGQGRLPAPEHTPFTFKVAFDADGERLAVYLYDVRLYGFSSTPSVQVPGLLSAAVGALALVPDVEVRGATGFSTRVLPALCQLAAVSRGYKMPTLDTARLSAAEVSSTGLRLRFSAGGLPPPSPPDEELLLALEGARAFADAEGLIAQGRLADARQAYLQAGDAQDAHPFAAERLLSLMVADPQAHDLALDVAATLQRRRDRSPAALWGEAVVRERRGEGARAAERYLALCALARRTSEEAAAFFAAEAAARCSRDTAPQVAVKALHELLGLKPDHLPSLKALARASDQARDRAGAVRAYRRLAALARDPAEAADAHVHLARLCAQTEDDIAGARLHCEAALRLAPDHPDALLLLGELCHRGGEHLRALKALDRLREVAMGRHELDRVGHADLMAGRVWDEGLKQPENALLRFREAVSLLPGEPEPLFAAARVAEGLGRLQEALAGYQQALELAGPAPRSEGVRDAAHASHHALARLYRTRLGDPARAREHLESALALDPRDAVALEELIPYFRATGRSQELAEALEKAAALQDAPGKRAAAWAEAGELYRGKLQQPEKAERLLLLALEADGDHRPALESLLALAEARRDGALLTRCLSSLARLSTDLKERAQKYRRLAVAARDLAFDLDLAVHALQEVLRAEPDDLPALGELCGLQRKRADMAGLADALEVRARVAEAQGDKRLAAAALRELAGVLEARLGRVGDALVALEKAARLAPDAAVLLDLADLSLRCERPEHARRALETLLSTLPRTAAPEKLADVRSRLGRACEMLGDREGAIAAYAQAFPLRRLDDALAARLEALYTEAGEAQALAELWASRAQALMGADRAEEAAPLFLQSARALLARGENAAALMRLTAALEASPEGPLAVEVLESLAELELERGEKLEAARLYARRAALVPDARAGAKLLFRASLLAAGTSREEAFLADALERDASYAPARQRRGELRLPTDARAALEDFEAVLALPPADGDAPRESERVTLTRKAATAAVRASRTDAARRLLAEYSARAPEDLDARVELAALHRKAGAREALADLLVELWPRLSGEPRRAARRELAELSLGLGRATAAVDALRSLRLEEPHDTWAAQALLDLLPPPGTGTHEEETERLELLSTLVAAASGEARAELLARRAVLHRAAGRVAAARDDFSEAAKGTRRPAPLLLALTELARESGDEAAELDVWRRAVSADANLAARARERLLSLSATLVEKDARVLAREALGAAIGLELSAAERCDAFFSLAELAHRDGKPEEEAAALAEASLQGPTPRRVEALLARAALLESSGHLEEAGQSLESALALAPRHAQATAALQRVLRTREDWAALAELLAAEAPHVPPAEAAAMYAELANLHLDRLSQPVPAEAALRQALRLSPSDAAVRRRLVSLVAERGELREAAALLETAAESATPQDAAGLLREGAGYAQGAHDLDKALKLARKAHALVPAQGAELASLAELLYLRGAVIEALPLQDALAAAADFRSAPEAAESTWLRLAELAEQAGETKRAVAAYRKLLAERPLCEAAVLRLAALLEKDDPRGAFEVRVTHAHALAPSEDTVQRLVELSARAREVLADAGVAASLLSRAASMASEPLPLRRRLAALHREAGRTLELLAELRQVATLSLQAEDPDAALEAYQEEARLAVDLGRADDALRALADARDLLEARGQQSEAAACERYRAKLLRDVKLDSAGAEAALERAFGLAVDLGTAKLGAAMAERRDDAVAEARWLERALPLLDAPGEAAAVLLRLARLNLGVLSDAAKAEELLRSALRKDRALTEAEGLLEKLLESDGRLAELAAWYEECAEGEPDAGRRAELFLRAAVLYRDRAGRPDAAAAAFIAARGARPDDLELTAQAAELLHEVNRHADAAEFDAVLLEADPFREPVFARHLAFLEEAEDHQALAELMLRRAQRQEAAGAAESYLAAARAFRAAGARERALLCEDQAFELSPASAEAFERVRERAAGDVRRLADLLSQRAAALSTADALPLLRERATRLLDAGEALLAAEAFDEYLSLAGDDVDALAARAELAAKGGGPVAARPYDRRLLDVGGDALPVPVRTRTWLRLGHASLGAGAFHDAADAFESVVVLEPEGERGQEALSLLAEVHSRTGNAPGLYRASLQLARRAEDSATAEVLYRRAADLFDDPKDAIDALLPLARLRPADASVIDRAVVGLHALGRHGDLLDVYASGAEAAGGRRAAELLLAAASVASSSLADEDAAWTLTQRAAEAAPEDFTALQALVAGLRQRGESTRLLEALERLVPRVEDADEAAVLRLELAGLARDAGREDLAREALEEVAARGASGAGYADALEALEPLLKDAPERRAEVQVARAELVSGRERQVLLLAAARGFEAAGKLPAALKAAKDAAAVEPDVDAALRVAHLYRASGEAPRAARALLQAARLAAPEERPPLLLEAAGLWEKAGEHGEALEVFERIATEAPDMLAPAELAERFGRLGAFARALEVGFAPAMAAGELTDALAMAAQAGDQARTREALWALAALADADPAHAAALADGLRAEDDAEGLLELAGLSAARDAAFAVALRDEVLRSAAAPVLPRLRALEELAPEPGFAARLTLLLPSLEKLPEPLAEAVLAQVHAQPGPARVEALAMAADGWPSRRKALLRERHALELELGRYEACVRTLVQLAEVETEAEARAVLHLERGELLLSPLEQLPEAREAFEQALKDDPAQLHSLRHLLSLVDLGEEPAVFVSLVERLEQAAGADAAIIYRERLADAYEALGMVADAAAQLEQLPETDDRLARRARLAEERGLTGEALRLRERLTDEPAVLEAILRGYLDAQLVSPGARLAARLFDAGHLSPEVTRLAAEHLSAVPEGVALAVRLWPHLLRERPLDVDGWTLYAEALLALGRTEDSQRADGVGAALASSDAAAPQAPVSALPLPLPSGFEHPVPADAVPVTAERLPRLAAALRPVLASLGAGSLQLVVDPVGGVEAYLANGEVLVLGAGALSCFGASELAYLCALALALGEDGVKLARPGAVPGLEAAAVAAFRAVPASLAAGRVLARLDAEVRGGDPSQVDVGAVLARGDTFRALALCVLGDV; this is encoded by the coding sequence ATGGCCACCGAAAGCGACTCTCCCAAGCCCGCCACGGCGCTCGATGCACGCGCCGCCGCCCCCGAACTGCGCCTGCTGGACCGCAGGGCGTTCGTGGGCTTCCCGGCGCTGGAGGTCCTGCCGGGCCTGCGCATCTCCGACTTCGCGCTCCAGATTCCAGACGTCAGCTTCCCCTTCAACGTCAGCGCCGGGGCCACGCGGTACCAGCGCAAGAAGCTGCACTTCGGCTTCCTCGAGCTGTCCATCGACGCGGACCTGGTGACGCGCCGGGTGGCGGAGCTGGCGGGGCGGCTGGCCGGCATCGAGGAGCTGCGCCTGCACTTCCGGCCCGGCTACCTGGAAGGCCAGGGCCGGCTGCCGGCGCCCGAGCACACGCCCTTCACCTTCAAGGTGGCCTTCGACGCGGACGGGGAGCGGCTCGCCGTCTACCTCTATGACGTGCGCCTCTACGGCTTCTCCTCCACGCCGTCGGTGCAGGTGCCGGGGCTGTTGTCCGCGGCCGTGGGCGCGCTGGCGCTGGTGCCGGACGTGGAGGTGCGCGGGGCCACGGGGTTCTCCACGCGCGTGCTGCCCGCGCTGTGCCAGCTCGCGGCGGTGAGCCGCGGCTACAAGATGCCGACGCTGGACACCGCGCGCCTGTCGGCGGCGGAGGTCTCCAGCACGGGCCTGCGCCTGCGCTTCTCCGCGGGCGGCCTGCCGCCGCCGTCGCCGCCGGACGAGGAGCTGCTGCTGGCGCTGGAGGGCGCGCGCGCCTTCGCGGACGCGGAGGGGCTCATCGCGCAGGGCCGGCTGGCCGACGCGCGCCAGGCGTACCTCCAGGCGGGGGACGCGCAGGACGCGCACCCCTTCGCCGCCGAGCGGCTGCTGTCGCTGATGGTGGCGGACCCGCAGGCGCACGACCTGGCCCTGGACGTGGCGGCGACGCTGCAACGCCGCAGGGACCGCAGCCCCGCGGCGCTCTGGGGCGAGGCCGTGGTGCGCGAGCGCCGGGGCGAGGGGGCCCGCGCCGCCGAGCGCTACCTGGCGCTGTGCGCGCTGGCGCGCCGGACCTCGGAGGAGGCCGCGGCCTTCTTCGCCGCCGAGGCCGCCGCCCGCTGCTCGCGCGACACCGCGCCGCAGGTGGCGGTGAAGGCGCTGCACGAGCTGCTGGGCCTCAAGCCCGACCACCTGCCGTCCCTCAAGGCGCTGGCGCGCGCGTCCGACCAGGCGCGGGACAGGGCCGGCGCGGTGCGGGCCTACCGCCGGTTGGCGGCGCTCGCTCGCGACCCGGCCGAGGCCGCCGATGCGCACGTGCACCTGGCCCGGCTGTGCGCGCAGACGGAGGACGACATCGCCGGCGCGCGCCTGCACTGCGAGGCCGCGCTGCGGCTGGCGCCGGACCACCCGGACGCGCTGCTGCTCCTGGGCGAGCTGTGCCACCGCGGCGGGGAGCACCTGCGCGCGCTGAAGGCCCTGGACCGCCTGCGCGAGGTGGCCATGGGCCGCCACGAGCTGGACCGGGTGGGCCACGCCGACCTGATGGCCGGCCGCGTGTGGGACGAGGGCCTGAAGCAGCCGGAGAACGCGCTCTTGCGCTTCCGCGAGGCCGTGTCGCTCCTGCCCGGCGAGCCGGAGCCGCTGTTCGCCGCCGCGCGCGTGGCGGAGGGCCTGGGCCGGTTGCAGGAGGCGCTCGCGGGCTACCAGCAGGCGCTGGAGCTGGCGGGGCCGGCGCCGCGCTCGGAGGGGGTGCGCGACGCCGCGCACGCCAGCCACCACGCCCTGGCGCGGCTGTACCGCACGCGGCTGGGGGACCCGGCGCGCGCGCGGGAGCACCTGGAGTCCGCGCTGGCGCTGGACCCGCGCGACGCGGTGGCGCTGGAGGAGCTGATTCCGTACTTCCGCGCCACCGGCCGCTCGCAGGAGCTGGCGGAGGCGCTGGAGAAGGCCGCGGCGCTCCAGGACGCGCCGGGCAAGCGCGCGGCGGCCTGGGCCGAGGCGGGCGAGCTGTACCGGGGCAAGCTGCAGCAGCCGGAGAAGGCGGAGCGGTTGCTGCTGCTGGCGCTGGAGGCGGACGGCGACCACCGGCCCGCGCTGGAGTCGCTGCTGGCGCTGGCCGAGGCCCGGCGCGACGGCGCGCTGCTGACGCGGTGCCTGTCCTCGCTGGCGCGGCTGTCCACGGACCTGAAGGAGCGCGCGCAGAAGTACCGCCGGCTCGCGGTGGCCGCGCGCGACCTGGCCTTCGATTTGGACCTGGCCGTCCACGCGCTCCAGGAGGTGCTGCGCGCCGAGCCGGATGACCTGCCCGCGCTGGGCGAGCTGTGCGGCCTGCAGCGCAAGCGCGCCGACATGGCGGGCCTGGCCGACGCGCTGGAGGTGCGCGCGCGGGTGGCCGAGGCGCAGGGTGACAAACGGCTGGCCGCGGCGGCGCTGCGCGAGCTGGCCGGGGTGCTGGAGGCCCGGCTGGGCCGCGTGGGTGACGCGCTGGTGGCGCTGGAGAAGGCCGCGCGGCTGGCGCCGGACGCCGCGGTGCTGCTGGACCTGGCGGACCTGTCACTGCGCTGCGAGCGCCCGGAGCATGCCCGGCGCGCGCTGGAGACCTTGCTGTCCACGCTGCCGCGCACGGCGGCGCCGGAGAAGCTTGCGGACGTGCGCTCCCGGCTGGGCCGCGCGTGCGAGATGCTGGGCGACCGCGAGGGCGCCATCGCCGCGTATGCGCAGGCCTTCCCGCTGCGCCGGCTGGATGATGCGCTGGCCGCGCGCCTGGAGGCGCTCTACACGGAGGCCGGCGAGGCGCAGGCCCTGGCCGAGCTGTGGGCCAGCCGCGCCCAGGCGCTGATGGGCGCCGACCGCGCCGAGGAGGCCGCGCCGCTGTTCCTCCAGAGCGCCCGCGCGCTGCTGGCGCGGGGGGAGAACGCCGCCGCGCTGATGCGCCTGACGGCCGCGCTGGAGGCGAGCCCCGAGGGCCCGCTGGCCGTCGAGGTGCTGGAGTCGCTGGCCGAGCTGGAGCTGGAGCGCGGTGAGAAGCTGGAGGCCGCGCGCCTGTACGCGCGCCGCGCCGCGCTGGTGCCCGACGCCCGGGCTGGCGCGAAGCTGCTGTTCCGCGCCTCGCTGCTCGCGGCGGGCACCAGCCGCGAGGAGGCCTTCCTCGCCGACGCGCTGGAGCGTGACGCGAGCTACGCGCCCGCGCGCCAGCGCCGGGGCGAGCTGCGGCTGCCCACGGATGCCCGCGCCGCGCTGGAGGACTTCGAGGCGGTGCTGGCGCTGCCCCCCGCGGACGGCGATGCCCCGCGCGAGAGCGAGCGCGTCACCCTGACGCGCAAGGCCGCCACCGCCGCGGTGCGCGCGAGCCGCACGGACGCGGCCCGCCGTCTGTTGGCCGAGTACAGCGCCCGCGCGCCGGAGGACTTGGACGCGCGGGTGGAGCTGGCCGCGCTGCACCGCAAGGCCGGCGCCCGTGAGGCCCTGGCGGACCTGCTGGTGGAGCTGTGGCCGCGCTTGTCGGGCGAGCCGCGCCGCGCCGCGCGCCGCGAGCTGGCGGAGCTGTCGCTGGGCCTGGGACGCGCCACCGCCGCGGTGGACGCGCTGCGCAGCCTGCGCCTGGAGGAGCCGCACGACACCTGGGCGGCCCAGGCGCTGCTGGATTTGCTGCCCCCGCCCGGCACCGGCACGCACGAGGAGGAGACGGAGCGGCTGGAGCTGCTGAGCACGCTCGTGGCCGCCGCCTCGGGCGAGGCGCGCGCGGAGCTGCTGGCCCGGCGCGCCGTGCTCCACCGCGCCGCGGGCCGGGTGGCCGCCGCGCGCGACGACTTCTCGGAGGCGGCGAAGGGCACTCGCCGTCCCGCGCCGCTGCTGCTGGCGCTGACCGAGCTGGCGCGCGAGTCCGGGGACGAGGCCGCGGAGCTGGACGTGTGGCGCCGCGCCGTGTCCGCCGACGCCAACCTCGCGGCCCGCGCCCGCGAGCGCCTGCTGTCCCTGTCCGCCACGCTGGTGGAGAAGGACGCGCGCGTCCTCGCGCGCGAGGCCCTGGGCGCGGCCATTGGCCTGGAGCTGTCCGCGGCGGAGCGCTGTGACGCCTTCTTCTCCCTGGCCGAGCTGGCCCACCGGGACGGCAAGCCGGAGGAGGAGGCCGCCGCGCTCGCCGAGGCGTCCCTCCAGGGCCCCACGCCGCGCCGCGTGGAGGCGCTGCTGGCCCGCGCCGCGCTGCTGGAGTCCAGCGGCCACCTGGAGGAGGCGGGACAGAGCCTGGAGTCGGCGCTCGCGCTGGCGCCCCGGCACGCGCAGGCCACCGCCGCGCTCCAGCGCGTGCTGCGGACGCGCGAGGACTGGGCCGCGCTGGCGGAGCTGCTCGCGGCCGAGGCGCCGCACGTGCCGCCCGCCGAGGCGGCCGCGATGTACGCCGAGCTGGCCAACCTCCACCTGGACCGGCTGTCGCAGCCGGTGCCCGCCGAGGCCGCGCTGCGGCAGGCGCTGCGCCTGTCTCCGTCCGACGCCGCCGTTCGCCGCCGCCTCGTGTCGCTGGTGGCGGAGCGCGGTGAGCTGCGCGAGGCCGCCGCGCTGCTGGAGACGGCGGCGGAGAGCGCCACGCCCCAGGACGCCGCCGGGCTGCTGCGCGAGGGCGCGGGCTACGCGCAGGGCGCGCACGACCTGGACAAGGCGCTGAAGCTGGCGCGCAAGGCCCACGCGCTGGTCCCCGCGCAGGGGGCCGAGCTGGCGTCGCTGGCGGAGCTGCTCTACCTGCGCGGCGCGGTCATCGAGGCGCTGCCGCTCCAGGACGCGCTCGCCGCCGCGGCGGACTTCCGGAGCGCGCCCGAGGCCGCCGAGTCCACGTGGCTGCGGCTGGCGGAGCTGGCCGAGCAGGCCGGTGAGACGAAGCGCGCGGTGGCCGCATACCGGAAGCTGCTCGCCGAGCGGCCCCTGTGCGAGGCCGCCGTGCTGCGCCTGGCCGCGCTGCTGGAGAAGGACGACCCGCGCGGCGCCTTCGAGGTGCGCGTCACCCACGCGCACGCGCTGGCGCCCTCCGAGGACACCGTGCAGCGGCTCGTCGAGCTGTCGGCGCGGGCCCGCGAGGTGCTCGCGGACGCGGGCGTGGCGGCCTCGCTGCTGTCTCGCGCGGCGTCGATGGCGTCCGAGCCGCTGCCGCTGCGTCGCCGGCTGGCGGCGCTGCACCGGGAGGCGGGCCGCACGCTGGAGTTGCTCGCCGAGCTGCGCCAGGTGGCCACCCTCAGCCTCCAGGCGGAGGACCCGGACGCGGCGCTGGAGGCCTATCAGGAAGAGGCCCGGCTCGCGGTGGACCTGGGCCGCGCGGACGACGCGCTGCGGGCCCTGGCGGACGCGAGGGACTTGCTGGAGGCCCGGGGGCAGCAGTCCGAGGCCGCCGCGTGCGAGCGCTACCGGGCGAAGCTGCTGCGCGACGTGAAGCTGGACTCGGCGGGCGCGGAGGCCGCGCTGGAGCGCGCCTTCGGCCTGGCCGTGGACCTGGGCACCGCGAAGCTGGGCGCCGCGATGGCCGAGCGCCGCGACGACGCCGTGGCCGAGGCGCGCTGGCTGGAGCGCGCGCTGCCGCTGCTGGACGCCCCAGGCGAGGCCGCCGCGGTGCTGCTGCGGCTGGCGCGGCTGAACCTGGGCGTGCTGTCGGACGCGGCGAAGGCCGAGGAGCTGCTGCGCTCGGCGCTGCGCAAGGACCGGGCGCTGACGGAGGCCGAGGGCCTGCTGGAGAAGCTCCTGGAGAGCGACGGCCGGCTGGCGGAGCTGGCGGCCTGGTACGAGGAGTGCGCCGAAGGCGAGCCCGACGCGGGCCGCCGCGCGGAGCTGTTCCTGCGCGCCGCCGTGCTGTACCGCGACAGGGCGGGGCGCCCCGACGCCGCCGCCGCGGCCTTCATCGCGGCGCGTGGCGCGCGCCCGGACGACCTGGAGCTCACCGCGCAGGCGGCGGAGCTGCTGCACGAGGTGAACCGCCACGCCGACGCCGCGGAGTTCGACGCGGTGCTGCTGGAGGCGGACCCGTTCCGCGAGCCCGTCTTCGCCCGGCACCTGGCCTTCCTGGAGGAGGCCGAGGACCACCAGGCGCTGGCCGAGCTGATGCTGCGCCGGGCCCAGCGCCAGGAGGCCGCGGGCGCCGCGGAGAGCTACCTGGCCGCCGCCAGGGCCTTCCGCGCCGCGGGTGCCCGGGAGCGGGCGCTGCTGTGCGAGGACCAGGCCTTCGAGCTGAGCCCCGCGAGCGCGGAGGCCTTCGAGCGCGTGCGCGAGCGCGCGGCCGGTGACGTGCGCCGGCTGGCGGACCTGCTGTCCCAGCGGGCCGCGGCGCTGTCCACGGCGGACGCGTTGCCGCTGCTGCGCGAGCGCGCCACCCGCCTGCTGGACGCGGGCGAGGCGCTGCTGGCCGCCGAGGCCTTCGACGAATACCTCTCCCTGGCGGGGGATGACGTGGACGCCCTGGCCGCGCGCGCCGAGCTGGCCGCGAAGGGCGGAGGCCCCGTCGCCGCGCGGCCCTATGACCGCCGCCTGCTGGACGTGGGCGGGGACGCGCTGCCGGTGCCGGTGCGCACGCGGACCTGGCTGCGGCTGGGGCACGCCTCGCTGGGCGCGGGCGCGTTCCACGACGCGGCGGACGCCTTCGAGTCCGTGGTGGTCCTGGAGCCGGAGGGTGAGCGCGGCCAGGAGGCGCTGTCGCTGCTGGCCGAGGTCCACTCGCGCACGGGCAACGCGCCGGGCCTCTACCGGGCGTCGCTCCAGCTCGCGCGCCGGGCGGAGGACTCCGCCACCGCCGAGGTGCTGTACCGCCGCGCGGCGGACCTCTTCGACGACCCGAAGGACGCCATCGACGCGCTGCTGCCGCTGGCGCGCCTGCGGCCCGCGGACGCGTCCGTCATCGACCGGGCCGTGGTGGGCCTGCACGCCCTGGGACGCCATGGCGACCTGCTGGACGTGTACGCCTCGGGCGCGGAGGCGGCTGGTGGGCGTCGCGCCGCGGAGCTGCTGCTGGCCGCCGCGTCGGTGGCCTCCAGCTCGCTGGCGGATGAAGACGCGGCCTGGACGCTGACCCAGCGCGCCGCGGAGGCCGCGCCGGAAGACTTCACGGCCCTCCAGGCCCTGGTGGCCGGCCTGCGCCAGCGCGGCGAGTCCACGCGATTGCTGGAGGCGCTGGAGCGGCTGGTGCCGCGCGTGGAGGACGCCGACGAGGCCGCGGTGCTGCGGCTGGAGCTGGCCGGGCTCGCGCGCGACGCGGGCCGCGAGGACCTGGCCCGTGAGGCGCTGGAGGAAGTGGCCGCGCGGGGCGCCTCGGGCGCGGGCTACGCGGACGCGCTGGAGGCCCTGGAGCCGCTGCTGAAGGACGCCCCCGAGCGCCGCGCCGAGGTGCAGGTGGCGCGCGCGGAGCTGGTCTCCGGCCGCGAGCGTCAGGTGCTGCTGCTGGCCGCCGCGCGGGGCTTCGAGGCCGCCGGGAAGCTGCCCGCGGCGCTGAAGGCGGCCAAGGACGCCGCCGCGGTGGAGCCGGACGTCGACGCCGCGCTGCGCGTGGCGCACCTGTACCGCGCGTCGGGCGAGGCGCCTCGCGCGGCGCGGGCGCTGCTCCAGGCCGCGCGGCTGGCGGCGCCGGAGGAGCGGCCCCCGCTGCTGCTGGAGGCCGCGGGCCTCTGGGAGAAGGCGGGCGAGCACGGCGAGGCGCTGGAGGTGTTCGAGCGCATCGCCACCGAGGCGCCGGACATGCTCGCGCCCGCGGAGCTGGCCGAGCGCTTCGGCCGGCTGGGCGCCTTCGCCCGCGCGCTGGAGGTGGGCTTCGCGCCCGCCATGGCCGCGGGGGAGCTGACGGACGCGCTGGCCATGGCCGCGCAGGCGGGCGACCAGGCGCGCACGCGCGAGGCGCTGTGGGCCCTGGCCGCGCTCGCGGACGCCGACCCGGCGCACGCCGCCGCCCTGGCGGATGGCCTGCGCGCGGAGGACGACGCGGAGGGCTTGCTGGAGCTGGCGGGCCTGTCCGCCGCGCGTGACGCCGCGTTCGCGGTGGCGCTGCGGGACGAGGTGCTCCGCTCTGCGGCGGCCCCGGTGCTGCCGCGCCTGCGCGCGCTGGAGGAGCTGGCGCCCGAGCCGGGCTTCGCGGCCCGTCTGACGCTGCTGCTGCCCTCGCTGGAGAAGCTCCCGGAGCCGCTGGCGGAGGCGGTGCTGGCGCAGGTGCACGCGCAGCCGGGCCCGGCGCGGGTGGAAGCCCTGGCCATGGCGGCGGACGGCTGGCCCTCGCGGCGCAAGGCGCTCTTGCGCGAGCGCCACGCGCTGGAGCTGGAGCTGGGCCGCTACGAGGCCTGCGTGCGCACGCTGGTGCAGCTCGCCGAGGTGGAGACGGAGGCGGAGGCGCGCGCCGTCCTGCACCTGGAGCGGGGCGAGCTGCTGCTCAGCCCGCTGGAGCAGCTCCCCGAGGCGCGCGAGGCCTTCGAGCAGGCCCTGAAGGATGACCCCGCGCAGCTCCACTCCCTGCGGCACCTGCTGTCGCTGGTGGACCTGGGCGAGGAGCCCGCCGTCTTCGTCTCGCTGGTGGAGCGGCTGGAGCAGGCGGCCGGCGCCGACGCGGCCATCATCTACCGCGAGCGGCTGGCGGACGCCTACGAGGCCCTGGGCATGGTGGCGGACGCCGCCGCGCAGCTCGAACAGCTCCCGGAGACGGACGACCGGCTGGCCCGCCGCGCGCGGCTGGCGGAGGAGCGGGGCCTCACGGGCGAGGCGCTGCGCCTGCGCGAGCGGCTCACCGACGAGCCCGCCGTGCTGGAGGCCATCCTCCGCGGCTACCTGGACGCGCAGCTCGTGTCGCCCGGCGCCCGGCTCGCCGCGCGCCTCTTCGACGCGGGCCACCTGTCCCCGGAAGTCACCCGCCTGGCCGCCGAGCACCTCTCCGCGGTGCCCGAAGGCGTCGCCCTGGCGGTCCGCCTCTGGCCGCACCTGCTGCGCGAGCGGCCGTTGGACGTGGACGGATGGACGCTCTACGCGGAGGCCCTGCTGGCCCTGGGCCGGACGGAGGACTCGCAGCGCGCGGACGGCGTGGGCGCGGCCCTGGCCTCCAGCGACGCGGCGGCGCCTCAGGCCCCGGTGTCCGCGCTGCCGCTGCCGCTGCCGTCGGGCTTCGAGCACCCGGTGCCCGCGGACGCGGTGCCGGTGACGGCCGAGCGCCTGCCCCGGCTCGCCGCCGCGCTGCGTCCCGTCCTCGCCTCGCTGGGCGCGGGCTCGCTGCAGCTCGTGGTGGACCCGGTGGGCGGCGTGGAGGCGTACCTGGCCAACGGCGAGGTGCTGGTGCTGGGCGCGGGCGCGCTGTCCTGCTTCGGCGCCTCCGAGCTGGCCTACCTGTGCGCGCTGGCGCTGGCGCTGGGGGAGGACGGCGTCAAGCTGGCCCGTCCCGGCGCCGTGCCGGGGCTTGAAGCCGCGGCGGTGGCGGCCTTCCGCGCCGTGCCGGCCTCGCTGGCGGCGGGGCGTGTCCTGGCGCGGCTCGACGCGGAGGTGCGCGGAGGGGACCCGTCGCAGGTGGATGTAGGCGCCGTGCTCGCTCGCGGCGACACCTTCCGGGCGCTGGCCCTTTGCGTGCTGGGCGACGTCTGA